From Caldicellulosiruptor hydrothermalis 108, a single genomic window includes:
- a CDS encoding methyl-accepting chemotaxis protein produces the protein MKFFKNFKISVKILAGFGIVLILILFMGIIAVTNINRINNAYTKVYQTNVKAFIAIGNVLEGFERQRVNYRNILLARNATEMNSYLQKTDEINNFYKTNLEEFSRLINEEDIKKEYQKLISLFDEYDRLTNQIIELAKSDKKAATELLFKPSSAQLVTDVQNSINTLYELEKKYIEKLNVQNNALAKSTVTSMMIIIILCIAISLFLGLVISSAISRPLSKMVSAAQKIAEGDLTVDVSYDSKDEVGTLSEAFSKMIDSLSQLIFSVKSSAEQVALGAKQLADASQSLAQGATDQASAIEELNASVEEVSAQTKQNSKNVEEATNFANQIKDEARVGMQQMEDMMKAMEEINMASANISKIIKTIDEIAFQTNILALNAAVEAARAGSYGKGFAVVAEEVRNLATRSANAAKETSSLIESTIKKIEVGDSIAKQTYTSLDRITKNIDKMAMIMNDIMYSSKEQSEAIAQITEGINQVANVVQSNSANSQETAAASEELYSQADVLKNLVERFKTRS, from the coding sequence ATGAAGTTCTTTAAAAATTTTAAGATTTCTGTTAAGATTTTGGCGGGGTTTGGAATTGTTTTGATTTTGATACTCTTCATGGGTATAATAGCTGTTACAAACATCAACAGAATAAACAATGCCTATACAAAGGTTTATCAGACTAATGTAAAAGCATTTATTGCAATCGGCAATGTGCTTGAAGGTTTTGAAAGACAGCGTGTTAACTACAGAAATATTTTGCTTGCGAGAAATGCCACAGAGATGAATTCGTATCTTCAGAAGACCGATGAGATAAATAATTTTTATAAAACAAACCTTGAAGAGTTTTCAAGACTGATAAATGAAGAGGACATAAAAAAAGAGTATCAAAAGTTGATTTCTTTATTTGATGAATATGATAGGCTAACAAATCAAATAATTGAACTTGCAAAAAGTGATAAAAAAGCGGCTACTGAACTTTTATTCAAACCAAGTTCAGCCCAGCTTGTAACTGATGTTCAAAACTCAATAAATACCCTCTATGAGCTTGAAAAAAAGTACATCGAAAAGTTAAACGTTCAAAATAATGCCCTTGCAAAAAGTACAGTAACATCAATGATGATAATAATTATTCTGTGCATAGCAATTTCTCTCTTTTTGGGTCTGGTTATTTCTTCTGCAATTAGCAGACCTCTTTCTAAAATGGTTTCTGCTGCCCAGAAGATTGCAGAAGGGGATTTAACAGTTGATGTGAGCTATGACTCAAAAGATGAAGTTGGAACTTTATCTGAGGCATTTTCGAAGATGATTGATTCGCTTTCTCAACTGATTTTTTCAGTAAAATCTTCTGCAGAGCAAGTTGCGCTTGGAGCAAAGCAGCTTGCAGATGCAAGCCAGAGCTTGGCCCAGGGTGCAACAGACCAGGCAAGCGCAATTGAAGAGCTAAATGCCTCTGTTGAAGAGGTGTCTGCTCAGACAAAACAGAACAGCAAAAATGTTGAGGAAGCTACAAATTTTGCTAATCAGATAAAGGATGAAGCAAGAGTTGGTATGCAGCAGATGGAAGATATGATGAAAGCCATGGAAGAGATAAATATGGCATCTGCAAATATCTCAAAGATTATAAAGACCATAGACGAAATAGCTTTTCAGACAAATATATTGGCGCTTAACGCTGCAGTTGAGGCAGCACGGGCGGGAAGTTATGGAAAAGGATTTGCGGTTGTAGCCGAAGAGGTAAGGAACTTAGCAACAAGGAGCGCAAATGCTGCAAAAGAGACAAGTAGTCTTATTGAATCTACCATCAAAAAGATTGAAGTGGGAGATAGTATTGCAAAGCAGACATACACCTCGTTAGATAGAATTACAAAGAATATTGATAAAATGGCCATGATTATGAATGATATAATGTATTCTTCAAAAGAACAGTCTGAAGCAATAGCACAGATTACAGAGGGAATAAACCAGGTTGCCAATGTGGTGCAGAGCAATTCAGCAAACTCTCAAGAGACAGCTGCCGCTTCAGAAGAACTTTACAGCCAGGCAGATGTTCTTAAAAACCTTGTTGAAAGATTTAAAACAAGAAGCTGA
- a CDS encoding ECF transporter S component produces the protein MKNGVRFWVFSGVIVALVFVLTFTIKIPLMAGYFNIGDVVIILSSILFGKSIGFMGGSFGSALADIASGYTIYAPFTFVIKGLEGFICGLIFEKLEGKQKKWASFIISTMLSGIFMAMGYFLSEACVLKYLSSALNINRNLQFGLKVALANLPFNLLQGILSAIISIILAVPLYNNKFIGKMRI, from the coding sequence ATGAAAAACGGAGTGAGGTTTTGGGTATTTTCTGGGGTAATAGTTGCTCTTGTGTTTGTTTTAACATTTACAATAAAGATACCGCTCATGGCAGGGTATTTTAACATTGGCGATGTTGTAATAATACTTTCTTCTATTTTATTCGGCAAAAGTATAGGGTTTATGGGCGGAAGTTTTGGTTCTGCCCTTGCGGATATTGCTTCTGGTTATACCATTTATGCTCCTTTTACTTTTGTCATCAAAGGACTTGAAGGTTTTATCTGTGGCCTGATTTTCGAAAAATTAGAAGGAAAGCAGAAGAAGTGGGCATCTTTTATTATTTCGACAATGCTCAGTGGCATTTTTATGGCAATGGGGTATTTTTTGTCAGAAGCTTGTGTGTTAAAATATCTATCATCGGCATTAAATATTAATAGAAACTTACAATTTGGACTTAAAGTTGCTCTTGCGAATTTGCCTTTTAATTTGCTGCAGGGTATTTTGTCAGCAATAATTTCCATAATATTAGCTGTACCTCTTTATAATAATAAATTTATCGGGAAGATGAGAATTTGA
- a CDS encoding DUF6873 family GME fold protein: MKYLKFPNIPESKATHVLLDKRAYDKFIYALEDLGIKIVICESCDDLYPAISSHPDIFYFHYEDNLIFAAPNSPRKTTEELKKLGFNIIFGEKAVLGKYPEDVKYNIAKVGTKVFHNFKFTDRIVAKRIEEDNLQRIHIKQGYTKCSILIVNSNAIITSDKGIYKKAIENGIDSLLISPGFIKLEGLNYGFIGGCGGLISKNLMAFNGDISMHPDYLSIKNFLKKYDIEILNVAGLQLSDIGSIIPLCQQ, from the coding sequence TTGAAATACTTAAAATTTCCAAATATACCAGAAAGTAAAGCTACACACGTTTTGCTTGACAAAAGAGCGTACGATAAGTTTATCTATGCGTTAGAAGATTTGGGTATAAAAATAGTGATATGTGAAAGCTGTGATGACCTTTATCCTGCGATATCTTCTCACCCTGATATATTTTATTTTCACTATGAAGACAACTTAATCTTTGCCGCTCCCAACTCACCAAGAAAAACCACAGAGGAACTGAAAAAACTTGGATTTAATATAATATTTGGAGAGAAAGCTGTTTTGGGAAAATATCCTGAGGATGTAAAGTACAATATCGCAAAAGTTGGCACAAAAGTCTTTCACAATTTTAAATTTACTGATAGAATAGTAGCAAAAAGAATAGAAGAAGACAACCTTCAAAGGATTCATATAAAACAGGGGTATACTAAATGTTCAATCTTGATTGTAAATTCAAACGCAATTATTACCTCTGATAAAGGAATTTACAAAAAAGCAATTGAAAATGGAATAGATAGCTTACTTATATCGCCAGGCTTTATTAAATTGGAGGGGCTTAACTATGGTTTTATTGGCGGCTGTGGAGGATTAATTAGCAAAAATCTTATGGCTTTTAATGGTGATATTTCAATGCATCCAGATTATTTGAGTATAAAAAATTTTCTTAAAAAGTATGATATTGAAATCTTGAATGTGGCGGGTTTGCAGCTTTCAGATATAGGTTCTATCATTCCTTTGTGTCAGCAGTAG
- the ytxC gene encoding putative sporulation protein YtxC, giving the protein MQILSLGVADDPVFVYERLKRQLDRNENVKGLSIEPNQCGNITFYGIFLSDDELKKNFDLNAYDRVKYFVADAIANVIIEYTKEKFLFKLIKEDYYFLDEIEAKKIFQESQKRLNELTSAQSFSKVKFEIIKKVLDFLDSNFEFNFEGFLTFRLKDYIKTIQNIVEDVTNKYLLEREYFQFINLLRYFTDIQESKIEHVDVIPTAKMYLLLDREGNEIKDEFYELLSRNFKLNLSKEDILLSRLISLSPQNIVFHKHQDTTIPADILEILSLVFDKKLQFCTSCKIKYVDSFSSKSEE; this is encoded by the coding sequence ATGCAAATATTGAGTTTGGGAGTGGCAGACGACCCTGTTTTTGTATATGAGAGATTAAAAAGGCAGCTGGATAGGAATGAAAATGTAAAAGGACTTTCCATTGAGCCAAATCAATGTGGCAATATCACATTTTACGGTATTTTTTTAAGCGACGATGAACTCAAAAAAAATTTCGATTTGAATGCGTATGACAGAGTAAAATATTTTGTTGCTGATGCAATAGCAAATGTAATAATTGAGTACACCAAAGAAAAGTTTCTTTTTAAACTGATAAAAGAAGATTATTATTTTTTAGATGAAATAGAAGCAAAAAAGATATTTCAAGAAAGTCAGAAAAGATTAAATGAACTAACAAGTGCCCAGAGCTTTTCAAAGGTAAAGTTCGAAATAATAAAAAAAGTGCTTGATTTTTTAGACTCTAATTTTGAATTTAATTTTGAAGGTTTTTTGACCTTCAGATTAAAAGATTATATAAAGACAATTCAAAATATTGTGGAAGATGTTACAAATAAATACCTTCTGGAAAGGGAATACTTTCAGTTTATAAACCTTCTGAGATATTTTACAGACATTCAAGAATCAAAGATAGAACATGTAGATGTTATCCCGACTGCTAAAATGTATTTGCTCCTTGATAGAGAAGGAAATGAGATAAAAGATGAGTTTTATGAGCTTTTATCAAGAAATTTTAAGTTAAATCTTTCGAAAGAAGATATACTTCTGAGTAGACTAATTTCGCTCTCCCCTCAAAATATTGTTTTTCACAAGCACCAGGATACAACTATTCCAGCGGATATACTTGAAATTCTTTCTCTTGTATTTGATAAAAAACTTCAATTTTGCACTTCTTGCAAGATAAAATACGTAGATAGTTTTTCGTCCAAGAGTGAGGAATAG
- a CDS encoding YerC/YecD family TrpR-related protein produces the protein MNEKLKNEMTDHLFEAILELRTVEECYNFFEDLCTVREIQELSQRFEVAKLLFEGAKYSDITKKTGASPATISRVNRCLNYGADGYKTVLLRLKQKSRLDDEK, from the coding sequence ATGAATGAAAAACTTAAGAATGAGATGACAGACCATCTTTTTGAAGCAATACTTGAACTGAGAACAGTAGAGGAATGTTATAATTTTTTTGAAGATTTGTGCACAGTAAGAGAGATTCAGGAGCTTTCTCAAAGATTTGAGGTTGCAAAGCTTCTATTTGAGGGTGCAAAATACAGTGACATTACAAAAAAAACGGGGGCATCTCCTGCTACAATTAGCAGAGTAAACAGGTGTCTAAACTATGGAGCTGACGGTTATAAAACTGTGCTTTTAAGACTTAAACAAAAATCAAGATTGGATGATGAAAAGTGA